A stretch of DNA from Rhodoluna sp. KAS3:
TTGCCCGCTTCGCTTAGAGTTTTACTTGAAACATCCAAAGGTTCAGGGGAACAAATTGACTCATCGTATTTTTGCCGGCCGCACGCTCGTTGTGGCTTTCGAAGGCTGGAATGATGCCGGGGAATCGGCCAGCAACGCGGCTAAGTTTTTGGCCAAGCAACTGAACTGCGATGTAGTTGGCGCTGTGGACCCTGAAGACTACTACGACTTTATTTTTACTCGGCCAAGCGTTGCCTACGATGCCTCGGGGAATCGAGTGATCAACTGGCCAGCAACCGAAATGTGTGCACCGGGAGTGGACGTTGTTTCAGAATCTCCAGAGTTGGGTCGCGTGCACCTACTGATTGGCACGGAGCCAAGTCGCCGTTGGCAGACTTTCACGGCAGAGGTCATGGAAATGATTGAGGATCGTGAAATTGATGCTGTCATTTTTCTAGGGGCCATGCTCGCAGATGTCCCTCATTCTCGACCTATTTCGGTCACTGCAACCAGCCAGAATGAGGCTGCACGCGCTGCATTTGATCTAGAACGGAGTCACTACGAGGGTCCAGTCGGAATTTTGAGCGTCCTCGGCGTCGCCCTTGAAAAGGCTTCTATTCCATCGATTGCCTTATGGGCATCAGTACCGCATTACGTGCACAACACTCCATCGCCGAAGGCAACCCTCGCTTTGCTTAGCGAACTCGAGAAGTACCTCGGCGTTCAATTTGAACACGGTGAGTTGGCGCAAGAGGCCTTCGATTGGGAACGTGGAATTGACGAAGCCGCTGAGGCAGATGAAGACATGGCGGGTTACATCGCTCAGCTCGAGAAAACCCGCGATGAGGTTGAGTCACCAGCTGCCTCAGGAGATGCCCTGGCGATGGAATTTGAGAAATTCTTGCGTGCCTCAGAAGAGAAGCCAGACGAGGACGATTCTGCCGTATAGCTCGGTAGGACGC
This window harbors:
- a CDS encoding PAC2 family protein, coding for MTHRIFAGRTLVVAFEGWNDAGESASNAAKFLAKQLNCDVVGAVDPEDYYDFIFTRPSVAYDASGNRVINWPATEMCAPGVDVVSESPELGRVHLLIGTEPSRRWQTFTAEVMEMIEDREIDAVIFLGAMLADVPHSRPISVTATSQNEAARAAFDLERSHYEGPVGILSVLGVALEKASIPSIALWASVPHYVHNTPSPKATLALLSELEKYLGVQFEHGELAQEAFDWERGIDEAAEADEDMAGYIAQLEKTRDEVESPAASGDALAMEFEKFLRASEEKPDEDDSAV